The genome window AGAGGAGATGTTACAATAGTACTTACAATAAAAGAAGAATTTGGTACTGCTTTTTGAAGTAAATAATTTGCAATAAGAAAACCAATTTGATTTCCATTTAGTAGTGTATATGTTCCTGTAGAATTTTTGTACGCAACGCCAATTCTATCTGCATCAGGGTCTGTTGCTATAAAAACATCTGCGTTTATTGTTTGTGCATATTCTATACCTAAGCGCATTGCTTCTGGATCTTCAGGATTAGGAAAAGGCACTGTAGGAAAATTACCATCAGGAATTGATTGTTCAGACATAATCTCAACATTTTTAAATCCAAATTTTTTGAGTAATTTTGGAGCTATTTTGTAGCCACAACCATAAAGAGGAGAATATAAAATTTTGATATCACTAGCAGCACACAATTTTTTATCAAGAGTAAATGTCTGAGCTTCTTGTAAATATTGATTTATGATATTATCACAGTAATGAAATAATGGTGATTTGATGGCATCTTTAAAAGAATGTAGTGATCTTACTTTGTCCAAAGAATCGATTTTTCTTACTTCAGCAATCATGTTAATATCATGTGGAGGTGTTACTTGAGCTCCATCTTCCCAAAAAATTTTAATCCCATTGTATTCTTTTGGATTATGTGAAGCTGTATTCATAATTCCAGCTTGAGCTTCTAATTGTCTAATAGCATAAGAAACAATAGGGGTAGGACAAATATCTTTGAAAAAATATACAGTAATATTGTTTTCTATAAGTACAGAAGCTGCTTCTTGAGCAAATTCTAAAGAGTTGATACGAGAATCTCTTCCTATCACCACTCCTTTTTTAGAACCACCTTGAGCATGGATATAATTAGCTAAGCCTTGTGCAACTTTACGAATATTATAGATATTCATACGGTTGGTACCAGCACCTCTAATACCTCTCAATCCACCTGTACCAAATTCTAAATCTTGCCAAAATCGATCTGT of Spirochaetota bacterium contains these proteins:
- a CDS encoding phospho-sugar mutase, whose amino-acid sequence is MNPEILQKAQEWTTDKYDKQTQQEISLLINTENETELTDRFWQDLEFGTGGLRGIRGAGTNRMNIYNIRKVAQGLANYIHAQGGSKKGVVIGRDSRINSLEFAQEAASVLIENNITVYFFKDICPTPIVSYAIRQLEAQAGIMNTASHNPKEYNGIKIFWEDGAQVTPPHDINMIAEVRKIDSLDKVRSLHSFKDAIKSPLFHYCDNIINQYLQEAQTFTLDKKLCAASDIKILYSPLYGCGYKIAPKLLKKFGFKNVEIMSEQSIPDGNFPTVPFPNPEDPEAMRLGIEYAQTINADVFIATDPDADRIGVAYKNSTGTYTLLNGNQIGFLIANYLLQKAVPNSSFIVSTIVTSPLISKIAEEHKLFYTETLTGFKWIALEMEKQLQSGKKFLLGLEESHGYNISDKIRDKDGISATAIVAELVAYYKKQGKFLDQLLLEIDIKYGHYKESQYSITIPGKDGVEKINAIMDQLRTNPPQNISEFGLLKSTDYLNNNNTKLPASNVLVLSYDEKTRIIARPSGTEPKIKFYFSTHGEVACIHCVTEVEERHDILKSTFIQQLNL